AAGGGCTATTATCCACGGCCCGACGGCAGCGCGGCCACTGCCCTTGTCATGGCGCGCGATCTTGGATAACCCCGAGCGAAAGGGGCCGATGATGAACACACCCAATGCCGCAACTCTGGAAGAGCAGTGCGCTGCCCGCGGCATGCGCATGACCGACCAGCGCCGGGTCATCGCGCAGGTGATCGAGCAGAGCGACGACCATCCGGACGTCGAGGAACTCTACAACCGCGCCTCCAAGATCGATCCGAGGATCTCGCTCTCGACCGTCTACCGCACGGTCAACCTCTTCGAGGAAGCGGGCCTTGTCACCAAGCACGATTTCAAGGATGGACGTGCCCGGTTCGAACTCATTCCGGACGAGCACCACGACCACCTGATCGACATCCGCTCCGGGAAGGTCATCGAGTTCCGCAATGAGGAAATCGAGGCCATCCAGGACGTGATCGCCAAGCGCCTGGGCTACAAGCTGGTGGACCATCGGCTCGAACTCTACGCGGTGCCGCTCGAGAAAGGCCCCAAGAAGTGATCTTCCGCAGTCTCTTCTTCATCTTCGTCTACATACCCGTGATGCTGGTGGGCATTCCCGGCCAATGGATCATCACCAAGCTCGGGCTCGACTGGAATTTCCTGCCACGGCTTTTTCACAAGACCGGCTGCGTGTTCCTGGGCCTCAAGGTGACGGTGGTTGGCAAGCCCGAGACGGGAAAGCCGACGCTGCTGGTCTCCAATCACATTTCCTGGACCGACATCATCGCTATCGGCTCGGTGGCCGACGTGACGTTCGTGGCCAAGAGCGAAATCCGCGACTGGCCGTTCGTAGGCTTCATGGCCTCGCTGCAGCGCACGCTTTATGTCGATCGCAAGCGACGGAGCGACGCGGGCCGCGCCAGCCGGGAAATGGGCGCACATCTGGCCAAAGGCTCGGCGGTGCTGCTCTTTGCGGAGGGACAGTCGGACATCGGCACGCATGTGCTGCCGTTCCGCTCGGCGCTGATCGGGGCGGCGCAGCACGCCATGGCCGAGGCAGGGGCTACCGACGTCTATATCCAGCCGCTGACCGTCGCCTATACGCGGCTCCAGGGCCTGCCGGTCTCGCGCAACGAGCGCTCGTTCATCGCCTGGATCAAGTCCAAGTCGGTCAAGCAGAATATCCGCGAAATCCTCTCGGGCCCGACCAAGGATGTGACCCTGGCTTTCGGCGTGCCGCGCCAGATCTCGGCGACCGACGACCGCAAGGCCATCGCCAAGGCGGCGGAGGGCGACGTGCGGCGCATGCTGGTGGCACTCAATCGCGGGCTCCCCCTGCCGGCAGTGGCGGACTGACGCGTGGTGGGGTGCTGCGGCACCCCTTCCCATTGGCGCGGTCGGTCATTTCCTGCTAAGACGCCGCCCCATGACAAGCCCAGCGCCCAAAAAGCTCTTCATCAAGACCTATGGTTGCCAGATGAACGTGTACGACAGCGACCGCATGGCGGATGCGCTGGCGCCGCACGGCTATGTGCCGACCAATGAGCTGGAAGGGGCGGACCTGGTGGTGCTCAACACCTGCCATATCCGCGAAAAGGCCTCCGAGAAGGTGTTTTCCGAGCTCGGACGCCTCAAGGAGCTGCGCGACGAGCGCCGGGCGGCCGGCGAAGACATGATGATCGGCGTTGCCGGCTGCGTGGCGCAGGCGGAGGGCGAAGAAATCATCCGCCGCTCGCCGGCCGTGGACCTCGTCTTCGGGCCGCAATCCTACCATCGCCTGCCGGACCTCGTGACCAGGGCGCTCAACGGACAGGTCATCGACACCGAATTCCCGCCCGAGGACAAGTTCGAGCACCTGCCGGCAGCCAAGAAGGAAGTCACGATTTCGCGCGGGCTAACCGCCTTCCTCACCGTGCAGGAAGGTTGCGACAAGTTCTGCTCGTTCTGCGTCGTGCCCTATACGCGCGGCGCCGAGGTGTCGCGCCCCGTGAGCCAGGTGCTGGCCGAGGCGAGGAACCTCGTCGAAGCCGGCGTCAAGGAACTGACGCTGCTGGGCCAGAACGTCAATGCCTATCACGGCCTGACCGAATCCGGGCGGGCCATGGGCCTGGGCGAACTGCTCTACAAGCTCGCCGAAATCCCTGGGCTCGAACGCCTGCGCTATACGACCAGCCATCCGCGGGACATGGACGACGCGTTGATCGAGGCGCATCGCGACCTCGACAAACTCATGCCGTATCTCCACCTGCCGGTGCAGTCGGGCTCCGATCGCATCCTCAAGGCCATGAACCGCCGGCACAATCGCGACGAATACCTGCGCCTGATCGAGCGCATCAAGGCGGCGCGACCGGACCTGGCGCTTTCGGGTGATTTCATCGTCGGCTTCCCCGGCGAGACGGACGAGGATTTCGAGGCGACGCTCGCCATCATCCGCGAGGCGGAATATGCCTCCGCCTTCTCGTTCAAATATTCGACGCGCCCCGGCACGCCGGGAGCCGCGATGGACAACCAGGTAGCCGAAGAGGTCAAGACCGAACGACTGGCGCGGCTCCAGGCACTCGTCACCGAGCAGCAGCGCGCCTTCAATCGATCATGCGTGGGGCGCACTCTCCCAGTCCTCATCGAGCGAATCGGCCGACAAGCCGGACAGGTGGGCGGACGTTCGCCCTACCTTCAAGCCGTACATCTGAACGGCGCCGTGGAGATGATCGGGGGCGTCCGACAAGTGGAAATTATCAATGTCGGCCCCAATTCGCTGGTTGGCAGGCTGGTGGCACAGGCGGCCGCTTGACCACATGGCGGAGCTTCGCGAAACCTACGTCTCACTTCGTTTTTTCGGTGACACGCTGGAACCGCAAGAGATCACCGCGATTTTGGGCATCGAGCCCTCAAGGGCGTATCGGAAGGGCGATCCGTGGAGCACTGATGAAAACCGGCGCTATCGCCGGACGGGGGCCTGGCTCTACAGAGTCCCGCGCGCGGAGCCCGGTGATCTTGTTAGACAGCTTCATGACCTTTTGAATGCCTCGACCGCAAATACTGACCAATGGGTCAGATTGACCAACCGCTATCACGGCGACATTTTCTGCGGTCTCTTCATGGTCGAGACGAATGAAGGCGTAGAAATTTCGCCATTATTGTTGGAGGCGATAGCCAGCCGCGGGCTAAGGCTCTCGCTTGACGTCTATGCACCGTAGCGGTGTCACAATTTATCTACAGACATCGAACCCAAATCATCCTAGCCTCGTTTATGTCCGGGCGCGCCATACGCGCTACGACTCCCAGGAGCCACACCAGGTTGAGCAGGCACTTGTCACCGACCGCCGACAACGCACTCGCATCGCAACTCGAACTCGCTTTTGAAGACAATCGGCTCGTTTCCCAGCTTTATGGGGAATTCGACCAGAATCTTGCGCTCATAGAACAACGACTTGCCGTGCAGGCGACACCACGCGGCAATCACGTCATGCTCAAGGGCGCGGTCTCTTCCGTCGACCAGGCGCGGCGCGTGCTTGAGTCGCTCTATGCCACGCTCGAAGAAGGGCGGCCCGTCGAAATCGCCGATGTCGATGGCGTCATCCGCATGATCGAGACAGAGGACAGCCAGCTCACGCTTCCCACCATGGAGAAGAAGGGCAAGGTGCGCATGGCCCAGATCGCCACGCGCAAGGCGACGATCATTGCCCGCACCCCGGCGCAGGATGCCTATATCCGCGCGATGGACCGGGCCGAACTGGTGTTCGGCGTGGGCCCGGCCGGTACCGGCAAGACCTATCTGGCCGTGGCGCACGCGGCGAGCCTGCTCGAGCGCGGCGACATCAACCGCATCATCCTT
The sequence above is a segment of the Paradevosia shaoguanensis genome. Coding sequences within it:
- a CDS encoding Fur family transcriptional regulator, whose amino-acid sequence is MNTPNAATLEEQCAARGMRMTDQRRVIAQVIEQSDDHPDVEELYNRASKIDPRISLSTVYRTVNLFEEAGLVTKHDFKDGRARFELIPDEHHDHLIDIRSGKVIEFRNEEIEAIQDVIAKRLGYKLVDHRLELYAVPLEKGPKK
- a CDS encoding lysophospholipid acyltransferase family protein, which translates into the protein MIFRSLFFIFVYIPVMLVGIPGQWIITKLGLDWNFLPRLFHKTGCVFLGLKVTVVGKPETGKPTLLVSNHISWTDIIAIGSVADVTFVAKSEIRDWPFVGFMASLQRTLYVDRKRRSDAGRASREMGAHLAKGSAVLLFAEGQSDIGTHVLPFRSALIGAAQHAMAEAGATDVYIQPLTVAYTRLQGLPVSRNERSFIAWIKSKSVKQNIREILSGPTKDVTLAFGVPRQISATDDRKAIAKAAEGDVRRMLVALNRGLPLPAVAD
- the miaB gene encoding tRNA (N6-isopentenyl adenosine(37)-C2)-methylthiotransferase MiaB; protein product: MTSPAPKKLFIKTYGCQMNVYDSDRMADALAPHGYVPTNELEGADLVVLNTCHIREKASEKVFSELGRLKELRDERRAAGEDMMIGVAGCVAQAEGEEIIRRSPAVDLVFGPQSYHRLPDLVTRALNGQVIDTEFPPEDKFEHLPAAKKEVTISRGLTAFLTVQEGCDKFCSFCVVPYTRGAEVSRPVSQVLAEARNLVEAGVKELTLLGQNVNAYHGLTESGRAMGLGELLYKLAEIPGLERLRYTTSHPRDMDDALIEAHRDLDKLMPYLHLPVQSGSDRILKAMNRRHNRDEYLRLIERIKAARPDLALSGDFIVGFPGETDEDFEATLAIIREAEYASAFSFKYSTRPGTPGAAMDNQVAEEVKTERLARLQALVTEQQRAFNRSCVGRTLPVLIERIGRQAGQVGGRSPYLQAVHLNGAVEMIGGVRQVEIINVGPNSLVGRLVAQAAA
- a CDS encoding DUF4279 domain-containing protein, with amino-acid sequence MAELRETYVSLRFFGDTLEPQEITAILGIEPSRAYRKGDPWSTDENRRYRRTGAWLYRVPRAEPGDLVRQLHDLLNASTANTDQWVRLTNRYHGDIFCGLFMVETNEGVEISPLLLEAIASRGLRLSLDVYAP
- a CDS encoding PhoH family protein; translated protein: MSGRAIRATTPRSHTRLSRHLSPTADNALASQLELAFEDNRLVSQLYGEFDQNLALIEQRLAVQATPRGNHVMLKGAVSSVDQARRVLESLYATLEEGRPVEIADVDGVIRMIETEDSQLTLPTMEKKGKVRMAQIATRKATIIARTPAQDAYIRAMDRAELVFGVGPAGTGKTYLAVAHAASLLERGDINRIILSRPAVEAGERLGFLPGDMKEKVDPYLRPLYDALYDMMRPEHVERCITSGVIEVAPLAFMRGRTLANAVVILDEAQNTTSMQMKMFLTRLGENSKMIVTGDPTQIDLPRGERSGLVEALNLLDGVEGVHISRFGDRDVVRHALVARIVRAYEAAGARKTESNSN